The Candidatus Aegiribacteria sp. DNA window TCTATTCACTGTGGACGACATCATGGAGCTGCAGAACATCTCAAACACGGGAAATGTTGCAATCTGGAATTCGATCGCCTGCAGCATAGGAGGCTTTGACACCCTGACCTGCTGCGCGGATGCCTGGCTGAACTCCCCGGATGGCGGAGGGTTTGCCTGCATGAACGCACGACCTGTATTCGCTTCATTCAGTTACCCCATCTGTTATAGATTCTATTCTGCCTGCCTCGTTGATGGATTTCACGAACTAGGTATTGCTCATGGTCTGGCGCTGGATTATCTGTGCCCTCCATCGAGTGAAATATCAGGTTGCATTGTGCAGGGCAACAACCTGTTCGGAGACCCCGAGCTGCCGATGTGGACGGTACCGAGTGTCCCGCTGGTAGTGGAACACCCTTCCAGCATTGAGGGACCCTGCTTGATTTCTGTCGATGTCTCATCGTCGGGGGGAATGCCCGTCGAGGGCGCAAGAGTATGTCTCCAGAAGGGCTCATGGCAGACTGGAGAAGTCTACGAAGTCGGCTATACTGACATAATTGGACGATTGTCTCTATGGGTCAATCCAGAAACCCAGGGTGAAATCAGTCTGACTGTCTGGGCTCACAATTTCGATCCCTATTTCGGGAGTATTGATGTGATCTCAGAGGAACAGGAAGAGGAGGTTGTCTACGATTACTCGCTGATAAGGATAACACCAAATCCATCATCCTCCCCTGTTCAGATGCATTTCTCGCTCCCTGAAACTGAGTACGTTGAACTGAATATATTCGATATCTCCGGTCGCTTAATTTATACTCCGGTTTCCGGACCTTATGATTCCGGTATCCATGAAACAACAGTCGGTGGTCTTCAATCGGGAGTCTATTTCGTAAGAATGGAATCGGGGAGCTTCTCTGCAATTCAACGCTTTGTGGTGATCGAGTAGATCAAACTATTTTCTATTCCGGTATAGCAGTTCGGAACAGGTATACATCCTGATTTGCATCAGTGGCACCTTGCGCTGAATAATCAATTTCAATGAGCCTGCCCTCCTCACTGATATTCTTGTATCCAAACAACTGGTTCACTCTATGTCTATGATCCAGACATCCTACAAATTAGAGCTCACAATAAATCTAATGCTATTACAATCACTGTTTACAGTAAACTGTCCTATGGAAGAACAGTAACCTCGACTGCTTTACTCAACTGTCCGTCACTGGCCTGAACGAAATACACTCCGCGTTCCAGACCGGTGATATCTAATGAAAGTTCTGAGACACCTTCCTCGCAGATAGCTATGGGTGCTCTCCTCACGAGTCTCCCGCTTAGATCAAATATTGATACACTAACTTCAGTCTGAATCGAAAGAGATACGGTAATACTCAGGAAATTTCTTGCTGGGTTAGGTGTAACACCATGGATTGACAGATTCTGAACCCCTCCGGACTCGTGACTGTTTACACCGGTGGGATCGCCAAACCACGCAAGCTTGAGCTGATGATTTGTAACATCATTATAGATGATGAAGGGGTTACCGTTACCATCAACAGCAATATCCGGAGCTATTCCCACCTCACCATCCGAATCAAGGAGCGTGGTATTCCAGGATGATCCACTGCTCCAGGCATACCTGAGGTCGTCATTAACTGAATCATGATATGCTATTGGAGGCGTATCGGATCCGTCAGAGGCTATGGCACAGTATTCACTTGCCTCATGTGCGGGATCTACATTCGTTATCTGCCATGTTGAACCGTTTGAGGATGCGAAGCAAAGTTCGGAACCATCCTGAAACACGATCCGAGGCAAATCCCCCGTAGTAAGTGCGATATCCGTCTGATCGCCCCAGTAGTCACCCAGGTACTCATACGACCAGCTGCCACCGGAACGAACCGTATAGCATGGCCTGACCCACGAATTTTTGGAATCGATGAAACCCCACCAAGCGTTGTAATGAGCAAGGCAAGGTTCATTCTGTGAGGTTAGCGCCTGTGAAACTCCGAAGCAGCCTGCCCCGTCGCCAAACCACCATACAATCTCGTTCACCCATGCTGAGCCGTTGAAAAAGAGGTGGTGCAGGTCTTTCTCACTGGAACCCGAGCAAGCATCGTAGTAAATCACGTGCGAATTACCGTTGGATTCCGAATCCAGGGCTTTCAGATAGCCGTTATTTGCCGATGACGCGATTTCGACAATAGACCAGCCCCCACCGGGAACCGGTGTTGCATAACTGATAGTGTATGGGCGAGAACCTGACTGGAAAACAATGCATGGATCATCATTACCATCCAGGGCGAGAAAACAGTACTTAATCGAATAATTCTCCAACACTGTTCTGAATTCCCAGCTCGAACCGCTGTAATATGCATATGTAATTCTCGTGGAGCGCGTAGAACGATCCTGGCGAAGATATGCGATGTGAGGATAACCCTGAGAATCGATCCGGATTGAAGGATCGGTAGGTTCAATACCAGTATCGAGGATATCAAAGTTCCAATTGTCGTAGGAACCGGGATCGAAAGCTGCTGCTTCACCGAATAAACCTGTTAAGGCTAGAATCAACAGACTGAGTAGAGTACTGTACATTGCTGCCTCCTATCATTTGAAAAAGGCTTCTGAAAAAGATCTTAGTTCCACCAATAGTATACTAAACCTATATAAAATGAGCTAGGTGATGACAAACTGCTTTATCAGAATACCCCTTCAATTCCGCAATTGTGATAAAGATGTCAGTCGAGGAATGTCAAATAGCAATCCAGCTTTGGGACTTACCCGAACCTGGTCTACACGCACTTGTGATTCAAATACAATCGGTTTGTCCGTTAGAGGATTCACAAGCCCTGAACGATCAGCAGGATCTTCCAGGTCCTGAGCGGTGATCTCTAATTGGCTTGGACCAAGCAGTACGGTTACATGTTTCTCTGCAAAACAGATCAGAGATAATCAGGTAACGGAGTCTTAGGATGATCTGGCTGATACTGCAGCCTGAGTACGTTGTTCTTAATACATTTCGTTAACGGATGGAGTTAATTTCCAATTGGTTACTTGACATGATTTAGCATCTCCAGATATTGTCATAATTAGGTAGTTTACATTGCGTTCCGAAAGGATGTATAGCATGAAGGTTTATATTCTGGTTGTGTTGCTTGTTTCAACCATACCTTCGTTCGGGCAATACATAGAGTTCAGCTTTCCCTCACCGTCCCCTTACATAAGCGGTTTGACATTCAACGGCGATCTCTTTGCTCTGGATTCACTGTCTGGAATTTTGTACAGGATGAATCAATACAATGGCACCGTGCTGGACACCATATCAATTCCAGAAACCCCTAATTCCCCTGTGGGCCTGACATCGTACGGAGATACTCTCTGGTTCGCTGAGAGTGGAACCGGAATAGTCCACAAGATAGACGTGCAGGGCAATGAGCTGGCGGTTTACGATCTCTCGGACAGTGGCCCTCAGAGTATTACAGGGCTTGCACGCGGTTTATGGGATGATGACATGTACATAATGGATGGCTCCAGTACAACGATTTATGTTGTTCAGACTCCGATAGGCTCATATCCTTTGGAAGTATTCCTTGCCATTGAGGACTGTCCTGAAGTACATGACATTTCCGGACCGATCGAATATGACCAGATCGCTGTGGCCTGCGAGGATTCTATTTCTCCAGTGAGGATATACTACGGCCCTACCTCATTTATGCCCCTCGAATACGGAGAGTACGAAAGCGCTGTAGGAGTAGCTTCCTGGGACGGGTGCCGATTCTACTTCAGCGATCCGGAAATTGAAATGATCCACAGATACTGCGTCAACATGGGCGGTATCACGCCATCCGATCCCGCCAGCTTCGCGGGATGTACGCTGACCCCAGTAAGCAATCCATCATTATGTGCTCTGGAATTCAGACTTGATCTACGCATGGACATCATCATGACACTGAGGCTTCTGGACTTGTCCGGAAGGCTGATTGAGGAGATTCCGGAAGAGAATTTCTCCGCTGGTATACATCATGTCCGGTTCGAGGATCTCTCGCCCGGAATTTACTTCTGTGTAGCTGCACGGAATGGATTGTGTGCCCGGGGAGTAATTGTCGGAGGCGATTGATATCTGACGCTTCCAGCAGAGCAGGGTCCCGGTGACCGGACGGTCGTCTGACAAACATTGAATGGGGATTTTAACATGCCTGATTCGGACTGCCTGTACTATTGTCAGTTCAGGACATAGTGCTATTATGAAATCATATGATCTAAAGGGAAAGGTAGCGATCATGTCACTTCACAAAATTGTTTTTCTTACTGTCGTGCTCCTGCTTTTCTGTGTTGGTGTTTCCGCGTGGGATTTCATACCGGTGGAACTGGTGGGAAAACAACTTGCTGACTACCCGTATTTCCAGATCACCAGATCTATAAACGAAGATAATGACATCTATGTTGCAGTGGACCCTTCGCAATATCCCTCGGTGATTGGTGAGGACCTTGATATCTACATAGTCCAGTCGAAGCTTCTTGGTGAGTGGTTGACCAGTCCAACTCTCGTCGATGTACGCCCCGGAGGATTTCAGACCGTTACTTGCCAGGATTCTACAATTCAGGAGAACACCTTTCTCGTAGCCGGTCCCTTTGTCCTTGTAAGTCAGGAAGAATACGGGCTGGGCGTCGGGTACGACGCAGTGCTCGACCTGGATCAAAACGGTCTCCTGAACGCCGGCGATCTGATAGATGGATTCAGTGATCAGGAAGCTGGGTTCTACTCCTTGCACGATGCATGCGATACTGGTCCACTGAATGTAACCATAACTGAATATTCAGGGGGAGGTTTTCTTACACAGCGACTCTTTTATCCGTCGGACATCGCAGGAATGGGGCAGCTTCCGCTCGTAGTGGTGAGTCATGGATGGTGTCTCTTCTATGATGAGTACGATCACATCGGTAATCACCTTGCGTCCTACGGTTATATCGTGGTTGTACACACGAATGACACAGGCGGCGGCGACCCCGATGCAACCATGTCTGCTGCGATCTCCACGATAGACAACATAGATTTTGTGATCGGATATCAGGATACCATTGCTGGAGGAGTATTGAATGGTCATCTTGATCAGCATAACATAGTATCCATCGGTCACAGCACAGGCGGAGAAGGTGTAGTTCGAGCCTATACAGGAATATGTAATGGTGACTATTTCCCCTGGCATTTCGATGAGGAAGACTACTCTCTGATCTGCTGCCTGCCCCCTGTCAGTTTCTGGTCAGCAGACATGGTGGATCCATACGATGTTGACTTTCACATGTTCCTTGGAGGGGCAGACGGGGATTGCTCGAGTGCTCCGGAGGATTTCTACGTTCAGTCAATGGCAATATTCGAGCGATCCACAGGCAATCGACAACTAACGTACGTTCATGGTGCGGGACACTGGGATTTCTGCACATCCACCTATCCCGGTTGGGCGGATGGTCCTGACCAGATCGGC harbors:
- a CDS encoding T9SS type A sorting domain-containing protein; this translates as MYSTLLSLLILALTGLFGEAAAFDPGSYDNWNFDILDTGIEPTDPSIRIDSQGYPHIAYLRQDRSTRSTRITYAYYSGSSWEFRTVLENYSIKYCFLALDGNDDPCIVFQSGSRPYTISYATPVPGGGWSIVEIASSANNGYLKALDSESNGNSHVIYYDACSGSSEKDLHHLFFNGSAWVNEIVWWFGDGAGCFGVSQALTSQNEPCLAHYNAWWGFIDSKNSWVRPCYTVRSGGSWSYEYLGDYWGDQTDIALTTGDLPRIVFQDGSELCFASSNGSTWQITNVDPAHEASEYCAIASDGSDTPPIAYHDSVNDDLRYAWSSGSSWNTTLLDSDGEVGIAPDIAVDGNGNPFIIYNDVTNHQLKLAWFGDPTGVNSHESGGVQNLSIHGVTPNPARNFLSITVSLSIQTEVSVSIFDLSGRLVRRAPIAICEEGVSELSLDITGLERGVYFVQASDGQLSKAVEVTVLP